A single genomic interval of Stieleria maiorica harbors:
- a CDS encoding DUF1559 domain-containing protein → MHQRIKRSAGFTLVELLVVIAIIGILVGLLLPAVQAAREAARRMSCSNNFKQIGIAVHNYHSAFKQLPVQGGGTGIGLQNNRWWQRGDDANHECLSALVPLTSFFEQQGIWAEVSNPSTKTVTGAAPPATTGLTGPPRWPAMGPNPRNYARNPGYIPWATEIPTLRCPSDPGTGLPALGRTNYAVCMGDSPSPWHHALKRGDLTPNGSGGVQNYNSVSRGAFMIRRAAKFRDILDGLSNTIAMGEIKTDLGDRDIRTAASWNRRGGNQVNNNPSLCADNNEIDPNRPRFWCNGGPDCTNPEVLSQNNHEARGANWANFRAHCTQMFTVLPPNREVCVGQWIDGPGTMPPSSNHQGGAHVLMTDGAVVFMTDSVEAGDSRAGAVRRNAGGGPRTPGQVSPYGLWGALGTKASNETIQEQLNQ, encoded by the coding sequence ATGCACCAACGGATAAAGAGGAGCGCAGGGTTCACCCTGGTCGAGCTCCTGGTCGTAATTGCAATCATTGGCATTCTGGTGGGCTTGCTGTTGCCGGCCGTGCAAGCAGCCCGCGAAGCGGCTCGTCGAATGAGCTGCAGTAACAATTTCAAGCAGATCGGGATCGCGGTTCACAACTACCACTCGGCGTTCAAGCAGTTGCCCGTCCAGGGTGGCGGAACCGGAATCGGGTTGCAGAACAATCGCTGGTGGCAGCGCGGCGACGACGCAAATCACGAGTGCTTGAGCGCGCTCGTTCCGCTGACATCATTTTTCGAACAGCAAGGGATATGGGCGGAAGTGTCCAACCCCAGCACCAAGACGGTGACCGGCGCCGCACCTCCCGCGACGACCGGTTTGACCGGACCGCCGCGTTGGCCGGCGATGGGGCCGAACCCACGGAATTACGCCAGAAACCCGGGATACATTCCCTGGGCGACGGAAATTCCGACGCTGCGTTGCCCGAGTGACCCGGGCACAGGATTGCCCGCACTGGGACGAACCAACTACGCGGTCTGCATGGGCGACTCGCCGAGCCCTTGGCACCACGCCTTGAAGCGTGGCGACCTGACGCCCAATGGTTCGGGCGGCGTCCAGAACTACAATTCGGTCAGCCGCGGTGCGTTCATGATCCGCCGGGCAGCGAAGTTCCGTGACATCCTGGACGGGCTGTCCAACACCATCGCGATGGGCGAAATCAAAACGGACTTGGGGGATCGCGACATCCGTACCGCAGCCTCTTGGAACCGTCGTGGCGGTAACCAGGTCAACAACAACCCGTCGTTGTGTGCGGACAACAACGAAATCGATCCGAATCGCCCACGATTCTGGTGTAACGGCGGCCCGGATTGCACCAACCCCGAAGTGCTCAGCCAAAACAACCACGAAGCCCGTGGTGCCAACTGGGCGAATTTCCGAGCCCACTGCACGCAGATGTTCACGGTCCTGCCGCCCAACCGAGAAGTTTGCGTCGGTCAATGGATCGACGGCCCCGGCACGATGCCGCCGAGCAGCAACCACCAAGGCGGAGCGCACGTGTTGATGACCGATGGTGCGGTCGTCTTCATGACCGATTCGGTGGAAGCCGGTGATTCCCGCGCCGGTGCCGTTCGACGCAACGCTGGCGGTGGACCGCGAACGCCTGGTCAAGTCAGCCCCTACGGTCTGTGGGGCGCCTTGGGAACCAAAGCTTCGAACGAAACGATCCAAGAGCAACTGAACCAGTAA
- a CDS encoding outer membrane protein assembly factor BamD gives MKKFAWLFVVALCVSPLSLTGCSGSGETQVIEAPAVEQEDDASAGMTDEEYDKAMEESMQ, from the coding sequence ATGAAAAAGTTTGCTTGGTTGTTCGTGGTCGCTTTGTGCGTTTCGCCCCTGTCCCTGACCGGGTGCAGTGGTAGCGGCGAAACACAGGTCATCGAAGCTCCTGCCGTGGAACAAGAAGACGACGCGTCGGCGGGAATGACGGACGAAGAATACGACAAAGCGATGGAAGAATCGATGCAGTGA
- a CDS encoding c-type cytochrome — MKTGFLRSFPPHASRFKGRCIAAILLSACCVVMSAPDGLAQNGATKAKPRKQPAKRARQTSVGPAVGGNTATPIDRIKAAEGFEVELLYSVPGDQQGSWVNLCTDDKGRILVSDQFGGMYRITPPPAGQPLDPAEIETVPADIRAVNGMVWAFGALYVGVNDYEQKIPSGLYRVTDSDGDDHLDKVELLHEVHSKSDHGVHALMPTPDGKALYLVTGNNTTPPPLADSSPVRQVWGEDHLLPSMPDGRGHNRGVLAPGGIIYRVSPDGQTFEAYASGFRNVFDAAVNRDGELFTYDADMEYDFNTPWYRPTRICHVTSGAEFGWRNGAGKRMPFYADNLPGVLDIGPGSPTGMTFGYGAKFPAKYQDALYALDWSWGKLYAIHLEPSGSSYTATKEEFVTGAPLPITDAIIRPQDGAMYFTIGGRRVQSGLYRVTYVGDQSTEPAEFKPAKNKARETRHMLEAFHGKQDPQAISVAWPYLDDQDRFIRFAARTAIEHQPAQQWAGKAFKESDPGKQVEALLALARVTGVCPQHRSDDTPPVDTAMREKLLAAVTSIDATGLTETQQLTLQRATQIILNRFGRPSDATIEKLIASFDPLFPAQSPELNWLLCETLAWLQSPTVAEKAIALIQSAPTQEEQMQYARSIRMLKAGWTPQLHTAYFEWFLKAANYKGGASFDQFIKFIRDDAVASLSETQKSDMAELLARKPVKKSALENLGQIFEGRSETKWTLEELSAAARTGLEQRDFDNGRKMFAASGCFACHRFGDQGGMTGPDLTSAGRRYSPHDLLDQVIHPSKVINDQFSAVKVLTDDGRIHVGVVVNLSGDSMTLNTDLTDPNARVNIDRKTIEEMMVSKTSAMPEGLFNRMTEDEILDLVAYLISAGDPNHAFFKN, encoded by the coding sequence ATGAAAACAGGATTCTTACGATCGTTTCCCCCACATGCGAGTCGATTCAAGGGCCGCTGCATCGCCGCGATCTTGTTGTCGGCGTGCTGCGTCGTGATGTCGGCGCCCGATGGGTTGGCCCAAAACGGGGCGACAAAAGCCAAACCACGCAAACAGCCGGCCAAGCGGGCGCGGCAGACGTCGGTCGGCCCCGCAGTCGGCGGCAACACCGCGACACCGATCGATCGGATCAAGGCCGCCGAGGGGTTTGAGGTCGAACTGCTGTACTCGGTTCCAGGCGACCAGCAGGGATCGTGGGTCAATCTGTGCACCGATGACAAGGGGCGGATCCTGGTCAGCGATCAGTTCGGCGGCATGTATCGCATCACACCTCCGCCGGCGGGACAGCCGCTGGATCCCGCGGAAATCGAAACCGTCCCGGCAGACATCCGGGCGGTCAACGGAATGGTGTGGGCGTTCGGCGCCCTTTACGTCGGCGTCAATGACTACGAACAAAAGATCCCGTCGGGCTTGTACCGTGTCACTGATAGCGATGGCGACGATCACTTGGACAAGGTCGAACTGCTGCACGAAGTCCACTCCAAGAGCGATCACGGAGTGCACGCGTTGATGCCGACCCCCGATGGCAAGGCGCTTTATCTGGTCACGGGAAACAACACGACCCCGCCGCCGCTGGCGGACAGTTCGCCGGTGCGGCAGGTCTGGGGCGAAGACCATTTGTTGCCCAGCATGCCGGACGGCCGCGGGCACAACCGCGGCGTGCTGGCACCGGGGGGAATCATCTATCGCGTCTCTCCCGACGGGCAAACCTTCGAAGCCTACGCGTCCGGGTTTCGAAACGTCTTTGACGCCGCGGTCAATCGCGACGGCGAACTGTTCACCTATGACGCCGACATGGAGTACGACTTCAACACGCCTTGGTATCGCCCGACGCGCATTTGCCACGTCACCAGCGGCGCCGAGTTCGGCTGGCGGAACGGGGCGGGAAAACGTATGCCGTTCTACGCCGATAACCTGCCGGGCGTGCTCGACATCGGTCCGGGATCTCCGACCGGCATGACGTTCGGTTACGGTGCAAAGTTCCCCGCCAAGTACCAAGACGCGCTCTATGCACTCGATTGGAGTTGGGGAAAGCTGTACGCGATCCACTTGGAACCGAGCGGATCGTCCTACACCGCGACCAAGGAAGAGTTTGTGACCGGCGCGCCGCTGCCGATCACCGATGCGATCATCCGCCCCCAAGACGGAGCGATGTACTTCACGATCGGCGGGCGACGGGTGCAATCCGGGCTGTACCGGGTGACCTATGTCGGCGATCAGTCGACCGAACCCGCAGAGTTCAAGCCGGCCAAGAACAAGGCCCGCGAGACACGCCACATGCTGGAGGCCTTTCACGGCAAACAAGATCCCCAGGCGATTTCCGTCGCTTGGCCCTACCTTGACGATCAAGATCGCTTCATTCGCTTCGCCGCTCGAACGGCGATCGAACACCAACCGGCCCAGCAGTGGGCCGGCAAGGCGTTCAAGGAGTCCGATCCTGGCAAACAGGTCGAAGCCTTGCTGGCCCTGGCACGCGTCACCGGCGTCTGCCCCCAGCACCGCAGCGACGACACACCGCCGGTCGATACCGCCATGCGTGAAAAGTTGTTGGCCGCGGTCACATCGATCGATGCGACCGGCTTGACCGAGACGCAGCAATTGACGCTGCAACGTGCGACGCAAATCATCTTGAATCGGTTCGGACGACCGAGCGACGCGACGATCGAAAAACTGATCGCCAGCTTCGACCCGCTGTTTCCGGCGCAATCGCCCGAACTGAACTGGTTGTTGTGCGAAACACTCGCGTGGCTGCAATCGCCGACCGTCGCCGAAAAAGCGATCGCGCTGATTCAGTCGGCGCCGACTCAAGAAGAACAGATGCAATACGCCCGATCGATTCGGATGTTGAAAGCCGGATGGACGCCGCAGTTGCACACGGCGTACTTCGAGTGGTTTTTGAAGGCCGCCAACTACAAAGGCGGTGCCAGTTTCGATCAATTCATCAAGTTCATTCGCGACGACGCGGTCGCCTCGCTAAGCGAAACGCAAAAATCGGACATGGCAGAGCTGTTGGCACGCAAGCCCGTCAAGAAGTCGGCGTTGGAGAATCTGGGGCAAATCTTTGAAGGTCGCTCGGAAACCAAGTGGACGTTAGAAGAGCTGTCCGCGGCGGCGCGGACGGGATTGGAGCAACGCGATTTTGACAACGGGCGAAAGATGTTCGCCGCAAGTGGTTGTTTCGCCTGCCACCGCTTCGGCGACCAGGGCGGCATGACCGGTCCCGACCTGACCTCGGCCGGCCGACGTTATTCGCCGCACGACTTGTTGGACCAGGTGATCCATCCCAGCAAAGTGATCAACGATCAATTCTCGGCCGTCAAAGTGCTGACCGACGACGGCCGCATTCACGTCGGCGTCGTGGTCAACCTGAGCGGCGACTCGATGACGCTGAACACCGACCTGACCGATCCCAATGCGCGCGTCAACATCGACCGCAAGACGATCGAAGAAATGATGGTTTCCAAGACGTCGGCGATGCCCGAAGGACTGTTCAACCGCATGACGGAGGACGAGATCCTGGACCTGGTCGCCTATCTGATCAGCGCCGGCGATCCGAACCACGCGTTCTTCAAGAATTAG
- a CDS encoding STAS domain-containing protein: MTIRCDLCVSRTSGGFIVRVQGKGTATHSPAFAAFVKGCLVEDPAATVTVDLLGCEYLDSTFLGCLLKLQRTGTAKRFHVVADDAARSRLLTATCLDKYLTLLSKAPKSTGTFLRIEPDEVSKQELGRHMQEAHEVLGELPSASASVFKRIAEQLAHDLEQEEQDNSMLFDTAVVTPPPRP, translated from the coding sequence ATGACGATACGTTGTGATCTTTGTGTCTCACGAACCAGCGGTGGATTTATCGTCCGTGTCCAAGGCAAAGGGACGGCGACCCACAGCCCCGCCTTTGCGGCGTTCGTCAAAGGTTGTTTGGTCGAAGACCCCGCGGCGACTGTGACGGTCGACTTGCTGGGCTGCGAGTATCTGGACAGCACCTTCTTGGGGTGCTTACTGAAACTGCAACGCACCGGAACGGCGAAGCGATTTCACGTGGTCGCCGACGATGCGGCACGGTCACGATTGTTGACGGCGACCTGTCTGGACAAGTACCTGACACTGCTTTCCAAAGCCCCCAAGTCCACCGGGACGTTCCTGCGGATCGAACCCGACGAGGTCTCCAAGCAAGAACTCGGGCGACACATGCAGGAGGCTCATGAGGTCCTGGGAGAACTGCCCAGTGCATCCGCGTCCGTGTTCAAGCGGATCGCCGAACAGCTCGCCCACGACTTGGAGCAAGAGGAGCAAGACAATTCGATGCTGTTCGACACCGCCGTCGTGACGCCCCCGCCGCGACCGTGA
- a CDS encoding PQQ-dependent sugar dehydrogenase — MRTLGCLFVCFVALSPLGLYAQSEPPARAVPWTNSNIKGSPAPPLPYTTRRVFTQVQLDHPTEIVWLPEAEKWIATQLNGAIVAFENDSENATAVPCMDLNECHDGRISQGLGTKFHHDLSGQPWCFVTYSFRGGDDAATMLVRFKVTDPTVPKVDLSSRVVLAKWSSSGHTGGSMQFGPDGMFYVSIGDGQPPYPPDANNTGQDLSDLESAILRIDVDDPTVERPYRIPADNPFVGRSDARPEIWAYGFRNPWKIAFDPDSGDLLAADVGWEMREMIHRVARGRNHGWSVMEGSQPVKPDQTPEVPITPPLFEHTHLDSRSISGGHFWQSDRLPELKGAYIYGDWMTGKVWALKSEGDRVLWQKELVDTPLQIISFMLDPSGEVLVVGYDGTILRLEPNPVTAASHTFPTRLSETGLFADVESQTPAAGVVEYKISAHHWADGTQSRQWIAIPGNEQLSLYDRDDWQTGQSAGRFMFPPDTVVAKTVSYRSDPADRATERRLETQVLHLLGDEWQAYNYVWNDDQTDAVLQDDIATERKLTIKDDRYPGGVRTQTWRHVSRSECLLCHIWAAGTVHAFWPEQLNLGSLANNQLDRLTELGLFREPVPAKPPIASPYDESQPLEARARSYLALNCSTCHRRQGGGTANFNFEWSKSLEENNYLDEPPAQGDFGIPDARLLAPGDPGRSILLYRALKSGRGHMPQFGSNVIDLQGVALLHDWIASMDADSDAAEETDNLLADLAIDDGLDRKLDDLLGSPDGALALSLACGTRSADDELRERVIDKATRHEDPLVRDLFDHYLPEDQRVARLGATIDEAALLAIEGSAERGKQLFEQAKEINCRLCHRIGSVGQNVGPDLSGIGTQRTPVELLASLLRPSEQIDPKYRSRKVLTSDGEVVVGIVTAENEDQLTIADATGKTRTMATDDIELMEPSSKSVMPDQLLAGMTPQQAADLLAFLASQRAIVP, encoded by the coding sequence GTGCGTACTCTTGGATGCCTTTTCGTCTGCTTCGTCGCACTCTCGCCGCTCGGACTGTACGCCCAGTCCGAACCGCCGGCCCGGGCGGTGCCTTGGACGAATTCCAACATCAAGGGCAGCCCCGCGCCGCCGCTGCCCTACACGACACGCCGCGTGTTCACCCAGGTTCAACTGGACCATCCCACCGAGATCGTCTGGCTGCCAGAGGCGGAGAAATGGATTGCCACCCAGCTGAACGGTGCGATCGTCGCATTTGAAAACGATTCGGAAAATGCGACGGCCGTGCCCTGCATGGACCTCAATGAATGTCACGACGGCCGGATCTCTCAAGGTTTGGGGACCAAGTTCCATCACGACCTGTCGGGCCAGCCGTGGTGTTTCGTGACCTATTCGTTCCGCGGCGGCGATGACGCGGCGACCATGTTGGTGCGTTTCAAGGTGACCGATCCGACGGTCCCCAAGGTCGATCTATCCAGCCGTGTCGTGCTGGCCAAATGGAGCAGCTCGGGGCACACCGGTGGATCGATGCAGTTCGGTCCCGACGGCATGTTTTACGTTTCGATCGGTGACGGCCAGCCTCCCTATCCGCCCGATGCGAACAATACCGGCCAGGATTTGAGCGACCTGGAATCAGCGATCTTGCGGATCGACGTCGACGACCCGACCGTCGAACGCCCCTATCGCATCCCCGCCGACAACCCCTTCGTCGGCCGCAGCGATGCGCGGCCGGAGATCTGGGCGTACGGCTTTCGTAACCCTTGGAAGATCGCGTTTGATCCCGACAGTGGTGACCTGTTGGCCGCCGACGTCGGGTGGGAAATGCGCGAGATGATTCATCGTGTCGCCCGCGGTCGCAATCACGGTTGGAGCGTGATGGAAGGCAGCCAACCGGTCAAACCGGACCAGACGCCCGAAGTCCCGATCACACCGCCGTTGTTTGAACACACGCACTTGGATTCGCGTTCCATCTCGGGAGGCCATTTCTGGCAAAGTGATCGACTGCCGGAACTCAAAGGGGCCTACATCTATGGCGACTGGATGACCGGAAAGGTGTGGGCACTGAAGTCCGAAGGGGACCGAGTGTTGTGGCAGAAAGAGCTGGTCGACACCCCGCTGCAGATCATCTCGTTCATGCTCGATCCCAGCGGCGAAGTGCTGGTCGTCGGCTACGACGGCACGATCCTGCGTTTGGAACCCAACCCGGTCACCGCGGCCAGCCACACGTTTCCGACACGATTGAGCGAGACCGGGTTGTTCGCTGACGTCGAATCCCAAACACCGGCCGCGGGGGTCGTCGAATACAAAATCAGCGCTCACCATTGGGCCGACGGAACACAATCGCGCCAGTGGATCGCGATCCCGGGAAACGAGCAGCTCTCGTTGTACGATCGCGATGACTGGCAGACCGGTCAGTCGGCCGGGCGGTTCATGTTTCCGCCCGACACGGTGGTCGCCAAAACGGTCAGCTATCGCAGCGATCCGGCCGACCGAGCGACCGAGCGGCGATTGGAAACCCAGGTGTTGCATCTGCTCGGCGACGAATGGCAAGCGTACAACTACGTCTGGAACGACGATCAAACCGACGCGGTGCTGCAAGACGACATCGCCACCGAACGCAAACTGACGATCAAAGACGACCGGTATCCCGGCGGTGTGCGGACCCAGACGTGGCGCCACGTCAGCCGCAGCGAGTGTTTGCTGTGTCACATTTGGGCGGCAGGAACCGTGCATGCGTTCTGGCCCGAACAATTGAACCTCGGCTCGCTGGCAAACAATCAACTCGATCGGTTGACCGAGCTGGGGTTGTTTCGCGAGCCCGTTCCGGCAAAACCGCCGATCGCGTCACCGTATGATGAATCTCAGCCGCTCGAAGCCCGCGCCCGGTCCTACCTGGCCCTCAATTGTTCAACCTGTCACCGACGCCAAGGCGGCGGGACGGCAAACTTCAATTTTGAGTGGTCCAAATCATTAGAAGAAAACAACTACTTGGACGAACCGCCGGCGCAAGGTGACTTTGGTATTCCCGACGCCCGCTTGCTCGCGCCGGGAGATCCCGGACGCAGCATCCTGTTGTATCGAGCACTCAAATCCGGCCGCGGGCACATGCCGCAGTTCGGATCCAATGTGATCGATCTGCAGGGCGTTGCGCTGCTGCACGATTGGATCGCATCGATGGATGCCGACAGCGACGCGGCCGAGGAGACAGACAACCTGCTCGCCGACTTGGCGATCGACGACGGCCTGGATCGAAAGTTGGACGACTTGCTCGGGTCACCCGACGGAGCGTTGGCGTTGTCGTTGGCCTGTGGCACGCGATCCGCCGACGATGAACTGCGCGAGCGTGTCATCGACAAAGCCACCCGACACGAAGATCCTTTGGTCCGCGATCTGTTTGATCATTATCTTCCCGAAGACCAACGCGTGGCCCGACTGGGGGCGACGATCGACGAAGCCGCTTTGTTGGCGATCGAGGGTTCGGCCGAACGTGGAAAGCAGCTGTTCGAACAAGCCAAAGAGATCAATTGTCGTCTTTGTCATCGCATCGGATCAGTAGGGCAAAACGTCGGCCCGGACCTGAGTGGGATCGGGACTCAAAGGACGCCGGTCGAATTGCTGGCCAGTCTCCTGCGTCCTTCGGAACAGATCGATCCCAAATACCGATCACGCAAGGTGCTGACGTCTGACGGCGAAGTGGTCGTGGGGATCGTCACGGCGGAAAACGAGGATCAGTTGACGATCGCCGATGCGACCGGAAAAACGCGGACGATGGCGACCGATGACATCGAGCTGATGGAACCTTCGTCCAAGTCCGTGATGCCCGACCAATTGCTGGCCGGGATGACACCCCAGCAAGCTGCCGACTTGCTGGCCTTTCTGGCCTCGCAACGCGCGATCGTCCCGTAG
- a CDS encoding universal stress protein, producing MSAPARYILHPTDFSAQSHLAFAHALRLALSNESTLALLHVGDDSDEDWDRFPAVRKTLGRWGLIDEDAKRRDIQEKLGVGVEKVIAEQKDVVDAITGFFQQRPVDFMVLATSGRDGLASWLMPSKAEKIAHKSHVPTLFVPAGGRGCVSLETGEVQMDRVIVPVDASPSPDEAIERGLRAISALGSENATLTLFHVGASTMPDIKIPDGPWNVEQIVTPTGDPATEIIKLAEEKQANLIAMVTDGVHGFWDVFRGTTTDKVVRHAPCPVLAIPIDS from the coding sequence GTGAGTGCTCCAGCCCGTTACATCCTGCATCCGACTGATTTTTCGGCCCAATCACACCTGGCGTTTGCCCATGCCTTGCGATTGGCGCTCAGTAATGAATCGACGCTGGCGCTGTTGCACGTCGGCGACGATTCCGACGAAGACTGGGATCGCTTTCCCGCAGTTCGCAAGACGCTCGGCCGCTGGGGGCTGATCGATGAGGACGCGAAACGACGTGATATTCAGGAGAAGCTGGGCGTCGGCGTGGAAAAGGTGATCGCCGAGCAAAAGGACGTGGTCGATGCGATCACGGGATTTTTTCAGCAGCGGCCGGTCGACTTCATGGTGCTGGCCACCAGTGGCCGCGATGGTCTGGCGAGTTGGTTGATGCCGTCCAAGGCAGAGAAGATTGCACACAAAAGCCACGTGCCGACGTTGTTTGTTCCCGCCGGCGGCCGTGGCTGCGTTTCGCTGGAAACCGGCGAAGTCCAGATGGATCGGGTGATCGTTCCCGTCGATGCATCGCCCTCGCCCGACGAGGCGATCGAGCGCGGACTGCGGGCGATCTCCGCTCTGGGCAGCGAAAACGCAACGCTGACCCTCTTTCACGTCGGCGCGAGCACCATGCCAGACATCAAGATCCCCGACGGCCCCTGGAACGTCGAACAGATCGTGACTCCGACGGGCGACCCCGCGACAGAGATCATCAAACTGGCCGAAGAGAAGCAGGCGAACTTGATCGCAATGGTGACCGACGGCGTCCACGGATTTTGGGACGTCTTCCGCGGCACGACGACCGACAAAGTGGTCCGCCACGCGCCCTGCCCGGTTTTGGCGATCCCGATCGACAGCTGA
- a CDS encoding dipeptide epimerase, whose amino-acid sequence MKLTVFRLNLPLKHAFTIARNSIQTQSSLIVELEHDGVRGYGEVTEDAFYRHTYDSMLQSLRKIHPGTLDRYAAESPSDLWTVMHDQTDGDMFALSALDMAAHDWHGKRLGYPTWKVWQLANTDVVDSSFTIGIDTTETMVRKLREEPGWRVYKIKLGTERDIEIVTELRRHTDAVFRVDANCGWSADQAIDHSARLATLGVEFIEQPLPIDASQEDKQRVYRESALPIIADEDCQVSGDVERCGGLYHGVNVKLCKCGGLSPALQMLTQARRLGLKTMIGCMVESSIGISGAAQLLPLLDFADLDGAVLLADEPCVGVRIDKGIVVASPLAGCGGDIDHDRLTEFLASPPLVVGST is encoded by the coding sequence ATGAAGTTGACCGTTTTCCGATTGAATTTGCCCCTGAAACACGCGTTCACGATCGCACGCAATTCGATCCAGACTCAATCCAGTCTGATTGTGGAACTGGAACACGACGGCGTTCGTGGCTACGGTGAAGTCACCGAGGACGCGTTCTATCGTCACACGTACGATTCGATGTTGCAATCGCTGCGGAAGATCCATCCCGGCACACTCGATCGGTACGCCGCGGAATCTCCGTCGGACCTCTGGACGGTGATGCACGACCAGACTGACGGTGACATGTTCGCACTTTCGGCGTTGGACATGGCGGCGCACGATTGGCACGGCAAGCGTCTGGGGTACCCGACTTGGAAAGTCTGGCAGCTGGCAAACACCGACGTCGTCGATTCGAGCTTTACGATCGGGATCGATACGACCGAGACGATGGTGCGAAAACTGCGGGAAGAACCGGGGTGGCGGGTCTACAAGATCAAACTCGGCACCGAGCGTGACATTGAAATCGTGACCGAGCTGCGGCGTCACACGGACGCCGTGTTTCGTGTCGACGCCAATTGCGGCTGGTCGGCCGACCAGGCGATCGACCATTCCGCACGATTGGCGACCCTGGGGGTGGAGTTCATCGAACAACCGCTGCCGATCGACGCCTCGCAAGAGGACAAGCAACGGGTGTACCGCGAATCGGCCCTTCCGATCATTGCCGACGAGGACTGCCAGGTAAGCGGTGACGTCGAGCGGTGTGGCGGTCTGTATCACGGCGTCAATGTGAAACTTTGCAAGTGCGGGGGCCTTTCGCCGGCGCTGCAGATGCTCACGCAGGCTCGCCGTCTTGGTCTCAAAACGATGATCGGCTGCATGGTCGAAAGCTCGATCGGGATCAGCGGGGCGGCGCAGCTGTTGCCGCTGTTGGACTTTGCCGATCTGGACGGGGCGGTCTTGCTGGCGGACGAACCCTGTGTGGGAGTGCGGATCGACAAGGGGATCGTCGTTGCGTCACCGCTGGCCGGTTGCGGCGGCGACATCGATCACGACCGCTTGACCGAGTTCCTGGCGTCGCCACCGCTGGTCGTCGGGTCGACGTAG
- a CDS encoding DUF1611 domain-containing protein, with the protein MPHHRIAILTDGYSTPFVAKTAISLLRYRTEDVVAVIDATASGSTTQDLLGCGGAIPVVKTLAELPEVDALYIGIAPPGGKLPDEWRPMILQALRRGIDVVSGLHDFLTEDAEYIAAAERSDSRLIDVRRNRLKVTAECHRFRPGCTRIHTVGQDCSLGKMVTSLEIHRGLVRRELNSKFLATGQTGIMISGDGVPIDCVVADFVSGAAEQLARRYEHHDFLLIEGQGSISHPAFSAVTLGLLHGSAPHGLVYCYEAGRTHVKGLDDVPLTPIKQQMDAYLVAANLRHPCKFVGIGINTRNLSDEEASAEIERAESTFGLPACDVYRTGADKLVEACIGLRGEVLAE; encoded by the coding sequence ATGCCCCATCATCGAATCGCGATTTTGACCGACGGCTATTCGACACCGTTTGTGGCCAAGACCGCGATCAGTCTGCTCCGCTACCGAACCGAAGATGTGGTTGCGGTCATCGACGCGACGGCATCGGGCTCGACAACCCAAGATCTGTTGGGCTGCGGCGGGGCGATCCCGGTGGTGAAAACGTTGGCGGAGCTCCCGGAAGTGGACGCGTTGTACATCGGCATCGCGCCGCCGGGAGGCAAACTGCCCGACGAGTGGCGTCCGATGATTCTGCAAGCACTCCGGCGCGGCATCGACGTCGTCTCGGGGCTGCACGATTTTCTGACCGAGGACGCAGAGTACATCGCGGCGGCCGAGCGATCGGACAGTCGTTTGATCGATGTCCGTCGCAACCGATTGAAGGTCACGGCCGAATGTCACCGATTTCGCCCGGGATGCACCCGGATCCACACCGTCGGCCAGGATTGCAGTTTGGGGAAAATGGTCACGTCACTGGAGATTCACCGCGGGCTGGTCCGGCGCGAGTTGAATTCCAAATTCCTTGCCACCGGCCAAACCGGCATCATGATCTCCGGCGATGGCGTGCCGATCGATTGCGTGGTGGCCGACTTCGTCAGTGGCGCCGCCGAACAGCTTGCCCGACGCTATGAGCATCACGATTTCTTATTGATCGAAGGCCAAGGCAGCATTTCGCATCCCGCGTTTTCCGCGGTGACGTTGGGGTTATTGCACGGCAGCGCCCCGCACGGTCTGGTGTATTGCTACGAAGCGGGACGGACGCACGTCAAGGGATTGGACGATGTTCCGTTGACACCGATCAAGCAACAGATGGACGCCTATTTGGTTGCCGCGAATCTGCGTCACCCGTGCAAGTTTGTGGGCATCGGGATCAACACACGCAACCTGAGTGACGAGGAAGCGAGCGCGGAAATCGAGCGTGCCGAATCGACGTTCGGGCTGCCCGCCTGTGACGTCTATCGCACGGGGGCCGACAAACTGGTCGAAGCCTGCATCGGCTTGCGCGGCGAGGTGCTGGCCGAATGA